The Flavobacterium sp. IMCC34852 genome contains the following window.
ATGGTTTGACTTTTACGGCGAAGAGAATTTTGCCTCGTTCCAATTATTCAAAACCCAATGGGAAGTACATTACGTGCCCGAAATATTGGTGCAACACCGTGTCGATTTAAAAGAAAGAGCCAAAGACACCAAAGCTTTTGCCTTCCGTTATCGCAGAGCCATTCGCGCTGATTGGTACACTTATTTTCTATTCTTGCCTTGGTCAAAAATCCCGAGAAAGATGGCGTATTCGCTTTGGATGCAAGGGAAAGGCAAAATTTTAAAAGGACAGTTTAAAGTAATTACACCTTTGTTTTTGGCGATTTGCGATTTGTTTTTGGCGGTGCCCAAATTGATTCAACACAGAAATGCGCTGACTTCTCAAGAATATGAGGCTTATGCCAAATTAAACGAGGCAAAAATATTTTGGAAACCGGAAAAATAGTTATTTTTACTTCCGTTACAATCCAAATTGATGAACCAAAAACCTTATCTAATAGCCGAAATTGCTCAAGCGCACGAAGGCAGTTTGGGAATTTTGCATTCCTATATCGATGCCGTGGCTAAAACCGGTGTGCAGGCGATTAAATTCCAAATGCACATAGCCGAAGCTGAAAGCAGTATTCACGAACCTTTTCGGGTGAAATTTTCCAAAGAAGATGCCACGCGTTACGACTATTGGAAGCGCATGGAATTCACGCTTGAACAATGGAAAGGCATCAAACAACACTGCGACGAAGTCGGATTGGATTTCATCTGTTCGCCGTTTAGTAATTTGGCGGTAGATTGTTTGGAAGATGTAGGCGTTCACACCTACAAAATAGGTTCAGGTGAAGTCAATAATTTTCTTTTGTTGGAAAAAATTACCCAAACCGGAAAACCAATCATCATTTCCTCAGGCATGAGCAGTTTTGCCGAATTAGACAAAACAGTAGCTTTTCTGAAAAGCAAAAAAGCCCATTTTTCCATCTTGCAATGCACGACTGCTTATCCGACAAAACCTGAGCAATACGGTTTGAATGTGATATCAGAATTGAAAGCAAGATACGATGTGTCCATTGGTTTTTCAGACCATTCGGCCAAAATCGCTACCGGAATTGCCGCAGTAGCACTCGGTGCTGAAATCTTAGAGTTTCACGTGGTTTTTGACCGTTCGATGTTTGGACCGGATGCTATAGCGTCGTTGACTTTAGATGAAACCAAGCAATTGGTGGAATCGGTTAGCGAAATACATTTGGCACAAAATAACCCTATCAATAAAAACAGCAATGATAATTTCACTGAACTGAAAAGCATCTTTGAAAAATCATTGGCCATTAATAAAAATTTACCGCAAGGACATGTCCTGACGTTTGCCGATTTGGAAAGCAAAAAACCCAAAGGTTACGGCATATCCGCAGCCGATTTTGAAAAAGTAATCGGAAGACAATTGAACACAAATAAGTCCCAATGGGATTTCTTGAATGAAGCAGATTTAGCATGAGCCACACCCGAAAAATAGCTGTCGTTATCACAGCCCGACCTTCCTATAGCCGAGTTAAAACCGTTTTAACCGCCATCAAAAAGCATCCCGAATTGGAGTTGCAACTCATCGTAGCGGCTTCGGCTTTGCTTGACCGATACGGTAGTGCGGTGAATTACATAGAAAAAGACGGTTTCGAAATAGCTGCTAAAGTTTTTAATGTGTTGGAAGGGGAGAATTTAACGGCTGCAGCCAAAACAACCGGCATCGGAATACTCGAATTGTCCACAGTTTTTGACAATCTTCGACCGGATATTGTGGTTACGGTTGCCGATAGATTTGAAACGATGGCCACTGCTATTTCAGCTTCGTATATGAATATTCCTTTGGCACACATTCAAGGTGGCGAAGTGACCGGCAACATTGATGAAAAAGTCAGACACGCCATTACCAAATTGGCCGATTACCATTTTGTTGCCTCAGAAAATGCCAAGCAAAGAGTGATTCAGCTCGGTGAAAATGCCAACATGGTTTTCAATACCGGTTGTCCTTCTATTGATATTGCGCAGGAAGTGGCTAAAAATGATGCATTGACTTTCAATCCATACGAAAAATACGGTGGCGTAGGTTCGCAACCCGATTTGAGCAATGGTTATATCGTCGTGATGCAACATCCGGTAACCAATGAATACCAAGATTCCCGAAAACATATAGAAGCGACTTTGAGAGCGATTCAAAAAATCAACAAACCCACACTTTGGTTTTGGCCTAATGTCGATGCCGGAGCCGATGGCACTTCCACCGGAATTCGTTCGTTTCGTGAGAAATATAAAATGGAAAACGTGCATTTCTTCAAAAACATGGAAGGCGATGATTTCCTCAACTTATTGCATTCCTCGCTTTGCCTGATTGGCAATTCCAGTGTTGGAATTCGGGAATGTGCTTATCTTGGTGTGCCTACAATCAACATCGGTTCGCGTCAAAATCGTCGTGACCGTGGACAAAATGTTGTGGATGTAACTTATGACGAAAAGGAAATTATAGCGGCAGTTGATGCTATACTAAAAAAACAAGAAAGACCAAAATCGAATGTCTACGGCGGTGGTGATGCCGGAACTAAAATTGCCCAATTGCTTAAAGAATTACCACTTCAGTTTCACAAAACCATCACTTATTAATGAAAGTTTTGGTCATCATACCGGCGCGTGGCGGTTCGAAAGGCGTTCCCAAGAAAAACATCAAAATGCTTGGTGACAAACCGTTGATTGCACACGCCATTGATTGTGCCAAAGCCTCCAAAAAAACCACAAGATTTATCGTCTCTACTGATTCAGAGGAAATCGCCGAAGTGTCAAAACAATTTGGTTCCGAAGTGATTTTCAGGCCGAGCGATTTGGCCACCGATACCAGTAATGTGGTGACTGCCGTTGAACATGTTTACCAAGAAGTAAACGAAGATTTTGAGATTATAGTCTTGCTGCAACCGACTTCGCCGTTGAGAACTGCGGAAGATTTAGACAACATCATTGCAATATTTGAAAACGATACAAATACCGATGGCGTAATCAGTGTCGTTCCGATGGACGATATGCATCCAGCGCGAATGTATAATTTAGGTTCCAACAATGCGTTGGTTCCTTTTTTAACCGAAGGAGAAACTGCCAGAAGACAAGATTTAAAGCCTGTCTATTATAGAAACGGTTGTTTTTATGCTGTGAAAACTACTGCTTTTTTCAAAGAAAAATCTTTTATGGTTGCCAATAAAAGAGCTTATGTGATGAATGCAGAATGGTTGGCCAATATTGATACCCCAAGAGATTTTAAGATAGCCGAAATACTATACCAAGATTGGAAAGATGAGAATTTTAATCACTGAATCGGAAGATTTTAGTCCGAATGCGATTGCCGAACTTCAAAAACATTTTGAGGTGGTTCAACGTGATTTTACTTCACTTGAAGACTTGACAGAAAATATTGCCGAGGTTGATGTTTTGTTTGTCCGATTAAGATTCAAACTGACCCAAGAAATCCTCGAAAAAGCACCAAAGCTCCAATACATTTTAACCGCTACAACCGGTTTAGATCATATTGATACCAACTATTTTGAAAGCCGTGGCGGAAAAGTCATTTCGCTCAAAGGCGAAGTGGATTTTTTAGGTTCGATTCCGTCAACAGCCGAACATACTTGGGCTTTGCTATTGGCTTTGCTCAAAAAAATCCCAACAGCTTTCGAAGACGTAAAAGATGGAAATTGGCATCGAGATCATTTCAAAGGCAATAACCTTCGCGGAAAAAAAATCGGGATTTTAGGTTTGGGCAGAGTAGGAAAGCAAGTCGCTCATTTTGCTGAAGCTTTCGGTTTGGAGATAGGTTATTTTGATATAGTGGCTCAAACCAATAAGTATAAATGTTTTTCAAATCCACAAGAAATGTTTGCGTGGGCTGAAATCATAAGCATTCATATTCCATATAACACAGAAAATGAAAATTTTGTCAATGAAGAATTATTAAAGCATTGTCAAAAAAATGCGGTTTTAATCAATACTTCTCGCGGGAATGTTTGGGATGAAAAGTTCGTGGCTGAATTGCTCAAACAAGATAAAATATTCGGTATAGCCACTGATGTTTTGCAAGACGAATTCAATCAAAAACAATTAAAAAGAAATCCTTTGGTCGAATTGGCTACCGAAGAATACAATATCATCATCACACCACATATAGCCGGTGCCACGTATGAATCGATGTCGATGACGGAAGAGTTTATAGTGTCTCAATTTTTAAAAACAACGACTTCATAAGATGTGCGGAATTGCCGGAATCATTGGTCCAAAAGCCAATCAGCCTAACCTAAGGAAAATGCTCGAAGCCCAAAAGCATCGCGGTCCCGATTTTACAGCCGATTGGGTTGTTGAAGGCAAAGTCGCTTTAGGTCACAACCGTTTAAGCATCATCGATTTGTCGGAAGGCGCGAACCAACCTTTTTTTAGTGATTGCGGAAATTATGTGATGGTTTTTAATGGCGAGATTTACAATTACTTGGAGTTGCGTAAAACACTTCAGTCCAAATACACTTTCAAAACCCAATCCGATACCGAAGTTTTGCTCAACGCTTACCGCGAATTGGGTGAAAGCTGTTTGGACGAATGCAATGGTATGTTTGCTTTTGCGATTTGGAATGTCAAAGAACAAAGTTTGTTTGTTGCACGCGACCGATTTGGCGTAAAGCCGTTCCATTATTTTTTTGACCAAAATAATTTTTACTTTGCTTCTGAAATCCCGACGCTTTTTGCCGCGGGAATTGCTAAAAAACCGAATGATAAAGTTTGGCTCAATTTCTTTTCCGAAGGCAGTTATGGTTTGCCCAATGAAACATTTTGGACCAACATTCAGCAACTGGAAGCCGGACACTTTTTGACTTTACAAAACAACCATTTGCAAATCAAAAAATGGTACCACTTTGAGGAACGCATTGCTCATTTGCAAAACCAGTTTCATCAAAACGAAGAAGAATATATCACCAATTTATTGCTTAAAGCCATTAATTTAAGATTCAGAGCTGATGTTCCTATCGGGTTTAATTTGAGCGGTGGTTTGGATTCTAGTACGTTATTGGCACTGATTGACCAACAAGAGATCGACAAATCAACGATTGAAGCTTTTACTTTT
Protein-coding sequences here:
- a CDS encoding N-acetylneuraminate synthase family protein codes for the protein MNQKPYLIAEIAQAHEGSLGILHSYIDAVAKTGVQAIKFQMHIAEAESSIHEPFRVKFSKEDATRYDYWKRMEFTLEQWKGIKQHCDEVGLDFICSPFSNLAVDCLEDVGVHTYKIGSGEVNNFLLLEKITQTGKPIIISSGMSSFAELDKTVAFLKSKKAHFSILQCTTAYPTKPEQYGLNVISELKARYDVSIGFSDHSAKIATGIAAVALGAEILEFHVVFDRSMFGPDAIASLTLDETKQLVESVSEIHLAQNNPINKNSNDNFTELKSIFEKSLAINKNLPQGHVLTFADLESKKPKGYGISAADFEKVIGRQLNTNKSQWDFLNEADLA
- the neuC gene encoding UDP-N-acetylglucosamine 2-epimerase, translating into MSHTRKIAVVITARPSYSRVKTVLTAIKKHPELELQLIVAASALLDRYGSAVNYIEKDGFEIAAKVFNVLEGENLTAAAKTTGIGILELSTVFDNLRPDIVVTVADRFETMATAISASYMNIPLAHIQGGEVTGNIDEKVRHAITKLADYHFVASENAKQRVIQLGENANMVFNTGCPSIDIAQEVAKNDALTFNPYEKYGGVGSQPDLSNGYIVVMQHPVTNEYQDSRKHIEATLRAIQKINKPTLWFWPNVDAGADGTSTGIRSFREKYKMENVHFFKNMEGDDFLNLLHSSLCLIGNSSVGIRECAYLGVPTINIGSRQNRRDRGQNVVDVTYDEKEIIAAVDAILKKQERPKSNVYGGGDAGTKIAQLLKELPLQFHKTITY
- a CDS encoding acylneuraminate cytidylyltransferase family protein, translated to MKVLVIIPARGGSKGVPKKNIKMLGDKPLIAHAIDCAKASKKTTRFIVSTDSEEIAEVSKQFGSEVIFRPSDLATDTSNVVTAVEHVYQEVNEDFEIIVLLQPTSPLRTAEDLDNIIAIFENDTNTDGVISVVPMDDMHPARMYNLGSNNALVPFLTEGETARRQDLKPVYYRNGCFYAVKTTAFFKEKSFMVANKRAYVMNAEWLANIDTPRDFKIAEILYQDWKDENFNH
- a CDS encoding NAD(P)-dependent oxidoreductase encodes the protein MRILITESEDFSPNAIAELQKHFEVVQRDFTSLEDLTENIAEVDVLFVRLRFKLTQEILEKAPKLQYILTATTGLDHIDTNYFESRGGKVISLKGEVDFLGSIPSTAEHTWALLLALLKKIPTAFEDVKDGNWHRDHFKGNNLRGKKIGILGLGRVGKQVAHFAEAFGLEIGYFDIVAQTNKYKCFSNPQEMFAWAEIISIHIPYNTENENFVNEELLKHCQKNAVLINTSRGNVWDEKFVAELLKQDKIFGIATDVLQDEFNQKQLKRNPLVELATEEYNIIITPHIAGATYESMSMTEEFIVSQFLKTTTS
- the asnB gene encoding asparagine synthase (glutamine-hydrolyzing), which produces MCGIAGIIGPKANQPNLRKMLEAQKHRGPDFTADWVVEGKVALGHNRLSIIDLSEGANQPFFSDCGNYVMVFNGEIYNYLELRKTLQSKYTFKTQSDTEVLLNAYRELGESCLDECNGMFAFAIWNVKEQSLFVARDRFGVKPFHYFFDQNNFYFASEIPTLFAAGIAKKPNDKVWLNFFSEGSYGLPNETFWTNIQQLEAGHFLTLQNNHLQIKKWYHFEERIAHLQNQFHQNEEEYITNLLLKAINLRFRADVPIGFNLSGGLDSSTLLALIDQQEIDKSTIEAFTFVTHDERYDELPWVKSMLEQRPYHLNICPLSANEIPDLSLKIAQMQAEPYGGIPTIAYSNIFKTASQKGVKVLLDGQGSDEAWAGYDYYLSNSQSIVQGVTKSPFRAGVLDGDFAKNYAKTHYPKPFEDALLNMQYRDLFCTKIPRALRFNDRISMMYGTELREPFLDYELVEYVFSRPTDFKIKDGIQKWMLRKIAEKFLQKDLVLAPKRPLQTPQREWLSEDLKAWVMAEVEVLKQNSWFDAKALQTELDHFFNGDNQSSFHIWQWINAAQILK